In Xenorhabdus nematophila ATCC 19061, one DNA window encodes the following:
- a CDS encoding YfaZ family outer membrane protein, translated as MKGFIAISAATGLLFITGSANAISANVQMGKHNTSTSVGIGDKNAGLSLNGNWTRSDHNGQVGSLGLAFGLPIGSLTASVGGKALYLSPKDGKDGAALAGGIGLNWAVTPLLSLYGESYGSPSGLTSGMDSYTEATGGVRYTLFKPLSIDGGYRVIDMKGKNGNRSNKVSDGFFIGAGVSF; from the coding sequence ATGAAAGGTTTTATTGCTATCAGCGCAGCCACCGGTTTGCTTTTTATCACTGGTTCAGCAAATGCAATTTCCGCAAATGTACAAATGGGTAAGCACAATACAAGTACATCTGTGGGAATTGGTGATAAGAATGCGGGATTATCTCTCAATGGTAATTGGACCCGCAGTGATCATAATGGCCAGGTTGGCAGTTTAGGTCTGGCTTTTGGTCTGCCCATAGGATCACTCACGGCAAGCGTTGGTGGTAAAGCACTTTACTTATCTCCCAAAGATGGAAAGGATGGCGCTGCGTTGGCAGGGGGCATTGGGCTCAATTGGGCAGTCACACCTTTGCTCTCCCTGTATGGTGAATCCTATGGTTCGCCATCAGGTTTAACATCAGGCATGGATTCTTATACTGAAGCGACGGGAGGCGTGCGTTACACACTTTTTAAACCACTGAGTATAGACGGTGGTTATCGTGTCATTGATATGAAAGGAAAGAATGGTAACCGCAGTAATAAAGTTTCTGATGGTTTCTTCATCGGAGCCGGCGTGAGTTTCTAA
- the tyrP gene encoding tyrosine transporter TyrP: MLAMPLAAAGVGFGTTFAMLVALWALMSYTALLLVEVYQHNKFNTGLGTIAKRYLGFGGQALTGFSMLFLMYALTTAYISGAGELLAASLSSWLDKPISVSAGIITFTIIGGGVVCIGTHSVDLINRLLFTAKIIFLVIVLGVMLPHVDKINLISMPIEQGLVLSAIPVIFTSFGFHGSVPSIVAYMGGDTNKLRKIFIIGSAIPLIAYILWQLVTLGAISSNTFVGILAHQSGLNGLLQAIREVVASPKVEFAVHLFADLALATSFLGVSLGLFDYLADLLKRRNHAKGRLQTGLMTFVPPLLCALYYPNFVMALTFAAVALSILALLLPCLLVWRSREENEGGYRVKGGKPALIFIFLCGISVIAIQIGIVTGILPEVG; the protein is encoded by the coding sequence ATGCTAGCAATGCCATTGGCAGCGGCGGGTGTCGGTTTTGGAACTACATTTGCTATGTTAGTCGCCCTGTGGGCATTGATGAGTTATACAGCACTCTTGCTTGTGGAAGTTTATCAACATAATAAATTTAATACTGGGTTGGGAACTATTGCAAAACGCTATCTTGGGTTTGGCGGGCAAGCTTTGACCGGTTTCAGTATGCTCTTCCTAATGTATGCTCTGACAACCGCCTATATTAGCGGCGCGGGTGAGTTACTGGCTGCAAGCTTATCTTCTTGGTTAGATAAACCTATTTCTGTCTCTGCCGGAATTATTACTTTTACGATTATTGGCGGTGGAGTTGTCTGTATCGGAACTCATTCTGTTGATTTAATTAACCGATTACTGTTTACTGCCAAAATCATTTTTTTGGTGATCGTACTCGGTGTCATGTTGCCACATGTTGATAAAATCAACCTGATATCCATGCCGATAGAACAAGGACTGGTGCTATCTGCTATTCCGGTGATTTTTACTTCATTCGGATTTCATGGCAGTGTACCAAGCATCGTTGCCTATATGGGAGGAGATACAAACAAGCTCCGTAAGATTTTTATCATCGGCAGTGCTATTCCCCTTATTGCTTATATCCTGTGGCAATTGGTAACGCTCGGTGCTATTTCTTCAAATACTTTTGTTGGTATTCTCGCGCACCAATCCGGTCTGAATGGGTTATTACAAGCCATCAGAGAAGTTGTCGCCTCTCCAAAAGTAGAATTTGCTGTCCATTTGTTTGCCGATCTCGCGTTAGCCACCTCATTCCTTGGTGTTTCTCTTGGGTTGTTTGATTATCTTGCTGACCTGCTAAAACGCCGCAATCATGCTAAAGGGCGGTTACAAACCGGGCTGATGACTTTTGTCCCACCATTACTCTGTGCTCTGTATTACCCTAACTTTGTTATGGCTCTGACATTTGCTGCTGTTGCCCTTTCTATTCTGGCGTTGTTATTACCTTGCCTGCTGGTTTGGCGCAGCCGGGAAGAAAATGAGGGAGGATACCGAGTTAAAGGAGGTAAACCCGCCTTAATTTTCATCTTCCTATGCGGGATTTCTGTTATTGCTATTCAAATTGGCATCGTGACAGGCATACTACCAGAAGTGGGCTAA
- the menE gene encoding o-succinylbenzoate--CoA ligase: MPVTEWTQWPWQYWAMVCPDKQAVELYDELLSWQHLTQKINAIAVNFYQQGLYEGCGVVFRGKNSTELLLCYLAALRCGARVLLLNPQLPEPLLTKLLPHLNLNYGVDFADSPSPAVQVRKLNWQQILPESVEQQKVSWESQRPASMILTSGSSGLPKAAVHSIGAHLASAQGILSCMDFQPDDSWLLSLPLFHVSGQGILWRWLQTGAKLVLRDLHPLNQALSGCTHASLVPTQLWRLLNQPREHQLTLKEVLLGGAMIPTELTQQAEQLGVCCWCGYGLTEVASTVCAKQADSLPGVGLPLPGKSIRLVNEEIQIRADSIASGYWFDGELKPLTDNEGWFLTRDHGVFEQGELRILGRLDNQFFSGGEGIQPEEIEQIINQHPQIEQSFVIPIPDTEFGHRPVAIIDTQYPELTDILVDWLSDKLAVFQRPVACYLLPIQLKNGGIKVSRQQVKQWMMEKEYNNE, from the coding sequence ATGCCAGTAACTGAGTGGACACAATGGCCATGGCAATATTGGGCCATGGTTTGCCCTGATAAACAGGCCGTCGAATTATATGATGAGTTATTAAGCTGGCAGCATTTAACACAAAAAATTAATGCCATTGCTGTCAACTTTTATCAACAAGGACTTTATGAAGGTTGTGGTGTTGTTTTCAGGGGCAAAAACAGTACTGAGCTTCTGTTGTGTTATCTGGCCGCTTTGCGATGTGGGGCAAGAGTATTGCTTCTGAATCCCCAATTGCCTGAACCATTGTTGACGAAGTTGTTGCCTCATCTCAATCTGAATTATGGTGTGGATTTTGCTGATTCACCGTCACCCGCGGTTCAAGTCAGGAAACTGAACTGGCAACAAATCTTGCCAGAATCCGTTGAACAACAAAAGGTATCGTGGGAAAGTCAGCGTCCTGCCAGCATGATCTTGACGTCGGGTTCATCTGGATTACCTAAGGCAGCCGTGCATTCCATCGGTGCTCATCTTGCCAGTGCGCAAGGTATTTTGTCTTGCATGGATTTTCAGCCAGATGATAGTTGGCTGCTTTCACTACCGCTATTTCATGTTTCGGGTCAGGGTATTCTCTGGCGTTGGTTGCAAACCGGGGCAAAATTGGTGCTGCGGGATCTGCATCCATTGAACCAAGCATTATCTGGTTGTACTCACGCATCTCTTGTTCCAACTCAGCTTTGGCGTTTGCTGAATCAACCGCGTGAGCATCAACTGACGTTAAAAGAAGTGCTATTGGGTGGCGCAATGATACCAACAGAACTGACTCAACAGGCTGAACAACTGGGTGTCTGTTGTTGGTGTGGTTATGGCCTGACAGAAGTGGCTTCAACTGTTTGTGCAAAACAGGCAGATAGTTTACCGGGCGTAGGACTCCCACTTCCCGGAAAATCTATTCGTTTGGTGAATGAAGAAATTCAGATCCGGGCTGACAGTATTGCCAGTGGCTATTGGTTTGATGGAGAGTTGAAACCCCTGACTGATAATGAAGGTTGGTTTTTGACGCGTGATCATGGTGTGTTCGAACAGGGGGAACTACGGATTTTAGGTCGCCTCGATAATCAGTTTTTCAGTGGAGGTGAAGGCATTCAGCCGGAAGAAATTGAACAAATTATTAATCAGCATCCCCAAATTGAACAAAGTTTTGTTATCCCTATACCTGACACAGAATTTGGTCATCGGCCGGTGGCAATTATTGATACGCAATATCCTGAACTGACAGACATACTTGTTGATTGGCTCTCGGATAAACTGGCTGTTTTCCAGCGTCCTGTCGCTTGCTATTTATTACCTATTCAGTTGAAAAATGGTGGGATAAAAGTTTCACGGCAACAGGTTAAACAGTGGATGATGGAAAAAGAGTATAATAATGAATAG